One part of the Moraxella sp. FZFQ2102 genome encodes these proteins:
- the nusA gene encoding transcription termination factor NusA, whose product MSREILTVVETVSNEKGLNPEDIFEAIEQALVVSTKKKVYTEQPEVAIRVHIDRKTGDYDTFRFWTVVADEDHEMPACQLAISDLDENEYKIGDIVEEQIESIEFGRIAATQAKQVIIQKIREAERALVADAFESHLGELVTGEVKKQSRDAYIIDLGEGGEGYLAKDQTLPRESLRPKSRVTAILAQVNRDGRSPQLVLSRTNKEMLIALMQKEVPEISEQIIEIRDVARLPGLRAKISVKTNDHRIDPVGACIGMRGTRIQAVQQELDGERIDVIVWNEDPAQYIISALEPADVSGLVLDEDTKTADVIFATNDQLARAIGSQGQNVRLASELTGYKLNMILESEYNERQESENQAVIEMFYERLEVDRDLAEVLTEVGFSDIETVAYAPVEEFYEIDGLDDETIAAIQARAKEVIISDELAKQQNIKEPSAELLALEDMTPAIAYKLAERDIITLDDLAEQAVFDIEDIEGLDADSAGKLIMQARQSWFA is encoded by the coding sequence ATGAGTCGCGAAATTTTGACCGTGGTTGAAACCGTCAGTAACGAAAAAGGGCTAAATCCTGAAGACATCTTTGAAGCGATTGAACAAGCGTTGGTCGTTTCTACCAAGAAAAAAGTCTATACCGAGCAGCCAGAAGTGGCGATTCGTGTGCATATCGACCGCAAAACAGGCGATTATGACACTTTCCGTTTTTGGACTGTGGTGGCGGACGAAGACCACGAGATGCCTGCGTGTCAGCTTGCCATCAGCGATCTTGACGAAAATGAATACAAAATCGGCGACATCGTCGAAGAGCAAATCGAGTCGATCGAGTTTGGTCGTATCGCTGCTACCCAAGCCAAGCAAGTCATCATCCAAAAGATTCGCGAAGCTGAGCGTGCGCTTGTCGCTGATGCCTTTGAATCGCACCTAGGCGAGCTTGTCACTGGCGAAGTGAAAAAACAAAGCCGCGATGCTTATATCATTGATCTGGGCGAAGGTGGTGAAGGTTATCTTGCCAAAGACCAAACGCTACCACGCGAAAGCCTGCGCCCAAAAAGCCGCGTCACAGCGATCTTGGCACAAGTCAATCGCGATGGCCGTAGCCCACAGTTGGTGCTGTCTCGCACCAATAAAGAGATGCTGATCGCATTGATGCAAAAAGAAGTCCCAGAGATCAGCGAACAAATCATCGAGATTCGTGATGTGGCTCGCTTGCCAGGCTTGCGTGCCAAGATTTCGGTGAAGACCAATGACCATCGCATCGATCCTGTGGGCGCGTGTATCGGTATGCGTGGCACGCGTATCCAAGCGGTACAACAAGAGCTGGACGGTGAGCGCATCGATGTCATCGTATGGAACGAAGACCCTGCGCAGTACATCATCAGCGCGCTTGAGCCTGCTGATGTCAGCGGTCTTGTACTTGATGAAGATACCAAGACTGCCGATGTGATTTTTGCGACCAATGATCAGTTGGCGCGTGCGATCGGTTCTCAAGGTCAAAATGTCCGCCTAGCGTCAGAATTGACGGGCTATAAGCTGAACATGATCCTAGAATCTGAATACAACGAGCGCCAAGAGTCAGAAAATCAAGCGGTCATCGAGATGTTCTATGAGCGTCTGGAAGTGGATCGTGACTTGGCAGAAGTGCTGACTGAAGTTGGCTTTAGCGACATCGAGACAGTGGCATATGCACCTGTCGAAGAATTCTACGAAATCGATGGCTTGGACGATGAGACCATCGCTGCCATCCAAGCGCGTGCCAAAGAAGTTATCATCTCAGATGAGCTTGCCAAGCAGCAAAACATCAAAGAGCCAAGTGCTGAACTGCTTGCCCTAGAAGATATGACGCCTGCGATCGCGTATAAGCTTGCCGAGCGCGACATCATCACGCTGGATGATTTGGCTGAGCAAGCGGTGTTTGATATCGAAGATATCGAAGGCTTGGATGCTGATAGTGCAGGCAAGCTGATCATGCAGGCTCGCCAATCGTGGTTTGCCTAA
- a CDS encoding type II secretion system F family protein: protein MKPSSQSPTQRFSYKAINARGKAVAGEISAANLALAKVMLHKQGLAQITLKPAAVRVSWRKSRVRPADALLGLRTLATLISSGLVLTQALDIAKQTTNSTALAAYLNKLKTDIETGHSFATAIDNAPPVFGTLAYPLIDAGEKSGALDVMLDRLATYSEQQATLRATVKQAVRYPLIVLIVALVVMAILLLKVVPSFAMTFASMGETLPLPTRIVLGLSQFLQSYFWLIFMSIIGVIVIGVTAYQRSAALRHRWAVFSLRLPVIGALIRLVGSARFARTLSTTFGAGVPLPQALSLAARATDHPIFISATEQIISQIHSGHSLFAAIKNTDLFSPMSVQMIGVGESSGKLVPMLEKVADYHEQQIHAKVSTITGMIEPVMIVVLGVLIGGLVLAMYLPLFNLGAGL from the coding sequence ATGAAACCATCATCTCAAAGTCCAACACAGCGCTTTAGTTATAAAGCCATCAACGCGCGCGGCAAAGCTGTTGCAGGCGAGATCAGCGCGGCAAATCTTGCACTCGCCAAAGTCATGCTGCACAAGCAAGGCTTAGCACAAATCACGCTCAAGCCTGCAGCGGTGCGCGTATCGTGGCGAAAATCGCGCGTACGCCCTGCTGATGCTTTGCTTGGATTAAGAACACTTGCCACGCTGATCAGCTCAGGGCTGGTGCTCACTCAAGCACTGGATATCGCTAAGCAAACCACCAACAGCACCGCCTTGGCAGCTTATCTGAACAAGCTAAAAACCGACATCGAGACAGGGCATAGTTTTGCCACTGCCATCGACAATGCACCACCTGTATTTGGCACACTTGCCTATCCACTGATCGATGCCGGTGAAAAATCAGGCGCGCTCGATGTCATGCTTGATCGCCTAGCTACCTACAGCGAACAGCAAGCCACCCTTAGAGCCACCGTCAAGCAAGCCGTGCGCTATCCGTTGATCGTGCTGATCGTTGCACTGGTGGTGATGGCGATTTTATTATTAAAAGTCGTGCCAAGCTTTGCCATGACTTTTGCATCAATGGGTGAAACTTTGCCTTTACCGACACGCATCGTGCTTGGCTTATCACAGTTTTTACAAAGTTATTTTTGGCTCATTTTTATGAGCATCATCGGCGTTATCGTCATTGGTGTGACAGCTTATCAACGATCTGCCGCCTTGCGCCATCGATGGGCTGTGTTCTCCCTGCGCCTGCCTGTCATCGGCGCGCTGATTCGCTTGGTTGGCAGCGCACGATTTGCACGCACTTTATCGACGACTTTTGGCGCAGGCGTACCCTTGCCACAAGCCCTAAGCCTAGCAGCACGCGCCACCGATCATCCTATTTTTATTAGCGCAACCGAACAAATCATCAGCCAAATCCACAGTGGTCACAGCTTATTTGCCGCGATCAAAAATACCGATCTGTTCTCACCGATGAGCGTGCAGATGATCGGCGTCGGCGAAAGCTCAGGCAAGCTTGTGCCCATGCTTGAGAAAGTCGCTGATTATCACGAACAACAAATCCACGCCAAAGTCAGCACCATCACTGGCATGATCGAGCCTGTGATGATCGTGGTGCTGGGCGTATTGATCGGTGGTTTGGTGTTGGCGATGTATCTGCCGCTGTTTAATCTGGGAGCAGGCTTGTGA
- a CDS encoding Fic family protein yields MRLETLSLEVVKTSEIEGEILNTEQVRSSVARQLGIEHLYSNLVAPSREIDVIVEMMLKASYDYDKPLTLDELFRWHKALFPTGTSGLYNIKTGAFRDDSNGVMQVVSGGYGRTKVHFEAPKTERLPDEMVKFLAWYNDEDATLDLTIKAGLAHLWFVTLHPFDDGNGRLTRAITERMLAKSDDSKQRFYSMSAQILACRNEYYQILEHTQNGIASVNDWLIWFLSSLENSLIKSLEMLQKIMGQAKFWHAHHDTILNQRQILMINKLFGNFYGNLTSKKWASITKVSHDTALRDINDLIDKGILKKSEASGRSQSYELVINEAS; encoded by the coding sequence ATGCGGCTTGAGACACTAAGTCTAGAAGTGGTAAAAACCTCTGAAATTGAAGGCGAGATTTTAAATACCGAGCAAGTGCGCTCCTCTGTGGCGCGCCAGCTTGGAATTGAACACCTATATAGCAACTTGGTTGCACCAAGCCGAGAGATTGATGTCATTGTTGAGATGATGCTGAAGGCAAGCTATGATTATGACAAACCACTAACTCTTGATGAGCTGTTTCGTTGGCATAAAGCACTTTTTCCGACGGGCACAAGTGGCTTATATAATATCAAAACAGGTGCATTTCGCGATGATAGCAATGGCGTCATGCAAGTAGTATCAGGGGGCTATGGCCGCACAAAAGTGCATTTTGAAGCCCCCAAAACTGAGAGATTGCCCGATGAGATGGTTAAGTTTTTGGCATGGTATAATGATGAAGATGCCACACTTGACCTAACCATTAAAGCTGGACTTGCTCATTTATGGTTTGTCACTTTACACCCTTTTGATGATGGCAATGGGCGACTGACACGAGCTATCACTGAGCGCATGCTTGCCAAGAGCGATGATAGCAAACAGCGATTTTATAGCATGTCGGCACAGATTTTAGCCTGTCGAAATGAATATTACCAAATTCTAGAACACACCCAAAATGGCATCGCATCAGTCAATGATTGGCTTATTTGGTTTTTATCAAGTCTAGAAAACAGTCTGATTAAGTCATTGGAAATGCTACAAAAAATCATGGGTCAAGCCAAGTTCTGGCACGCTCATCATGACACTATATTAAATCAACGGCAAATTCTGATGATTAATAAGCTATTCGGTAATTTCTATGGCAACTTGACCAGTAAAAAATGGGCGAGTATCACCAAAGTGTCTCACGATACCGCCTTAAGAGATATTAATGATTTGATTGATAAAGGAATTTTGAAAAAATCTGAAGCATCTGGACGTAGTCAAAGTTACGAATTGGTGATAAATGAAGCATCCTAG
- the pilB gene encoding type IV-A pilus assembly ATPase PilB — protein sequence MLTAFHHRLIAQLSQLGCDADALTTAMTDAYANSTPWTDAVINAQLVSPKPLGDTMAILLNMPLVDLDRHDTRDAGTLIDPRLIARHRVLPLSKDNSTLTLAMSDPTDRDAIQSIRFHTHLNVTPVLVEADKLSRHLDKLSLGAPVVLDEHLDDEDIEDDPIVDAPTVQFVQKILADAVQLGASDIHFEPYENSFRVRYRIDGVMSSVNTPPKSQAGKITTRLKVMAHLDIAERRKPQDGRIKFRLSEHKSVDFRVSTLPTLFGEKVVLRILDSAQTLIGMDALGLNATQKQQFTDALHKPQGMILITGPTGSGKTISLYTALGLLNRGDNNILTAEDPVEINLDGINQTNINPKIGLDFADLLRAFLRQDPDVIMVGEIRDTETAEIAIKAAQTGHLVLSTLHTNSAAATLTRLGSMGVPSFQLASGVNLIIAQRLARRLCDDCKRAVVLPPQVLREAGFGDDDISRTHQLYEPVGCHRCRDGYRGRVGIFELLPITPNIRKLIFDRADSDVIDHANRQAGNISLRQSGIAAVMAGITSLTEMHRVTSD from the coding sequence ATGCTGACCGCGTTTCATCATCGACTCATTGCACAGTTATCACAGCTTGGTTGTGATGCTGACGCGCTCACCACCGCCATGACTGATGCATATGCCAACTCTACCCCATGGACAGATGCTGTAATCAATGCACAGCTTGTCAGTCCAAAGCCGCTTGGTGATACAATGGCGATACTGCTCAATATGCCGCTTGTCGATTTAGATCGTCATGATACGCGCGATGCTGGCACGCTGATCGATCCCAGGCTCATTGCGCGCCATCGCGTCTTGCCACTTAGCAAGGATAATAGCACGCTGACCCTTGCCATGAGCGATCCGACTGACCGCGATGCCATTCAGTCCATTCGCTTTCACACACATCTGAATGTCACGCCAGTACTGGTTGAAGCTGATAAATTGTCGCGACATCTTGATAAGCTGAGTCTGGGCGCGCCCGTGGTGCTCGATGAACATCTGGATGATGAAGACATCGAAGACGATCCCATCGTTGATGCGCCGACGGTACAATTTGTCCAAAAAATCCTAGCCGACGCGGTGCAACTGGGCGCATCTGACATTCATTTTGAGCCTTATGAAAACAGCTTTCGCGTGCGCTATCGCATCGATGGCGTGATGAGCAGTGTCAATACACCACCCAAAAGCCAAGCGGGTAAAATCACCACGCGGCTTAAAGTCATGGCGCATTTGGACATCGCCGAGCGACGCAAACCCCAAGATGGGCGTATCAAATTTCGCTTATCTGAACATAAATCGGTGGATTTTCGCGTCAGTACTTTGCCTACTTTATTCGGTGAAAAAGTCGTCTTACGAATCTTGGACTCAGCGCAGACGCTCATCGGCATGGACGCGCTAGGGCTTAATGCCACACAAAAACAGCAGTTCACCGACGCCCTGCACAAGCCCCAAGGCATGATTTTGATCACAGGTCCGACAGGCAGCGGCAAGACCATCTCGCTATATACCGCGCTTGGGTTATTAAACCGTGGCGATAATAATATCTTGACCGCCGAAGATCCTGTGGAAATCAATCTTGACGGCATTAACCAGACTAACATCAATCCAAAAATCGGCTTGGATTTTGCCGACTTATTACGCGCGTTCTTACGCCAAGATCCTGATGTGATCATGGTCGGTGAAATTCGCGATACCGAGACGGCTGAGATCGCGATCAAGGCAGCACAAACAGGGCATTTGGTGCTATCGACCCTGCATACCAATTCTGCCGCTGCCACCTTGACGCGTCTTGGCAGTATGGGCGTGCCAAGCTTTCAACTTGCCAGTGGCGTCAATCTGATCATCGCCCAACGCCTAGCGCGGCGGCTGTGTGATGACTGCAAGCGCGCGGTAGTGCTACCGCCACAGGTGCTGCGTGAAGCAGGCTTTGGTGATGATGACATCTCACGCACCCATCAGCTGTACGAGCCTGTGGGCTGCCATCGCTGCCGTGATGGCTATCGTGGGCGTGTGGGTATCTTTGAGCTGCTGCCGATCACGCCCAATATTCGCAAGTTGATTTTTGATCGTGCTGACAGCGATGTCATTGATCATGCCAATCGCCAAGCAGGTAATATCAGCTTACGCCAATCAGGAATCGCCGCTGTCATGGCAGGCATCACAAGCTTGACTGAAATGCACCGCGTGACATCGGACTGA
- the tpiA gene encoding triose-phosphate isomerase translates to MDMAKYVIGNWKLNPASLAEAKALANELKDSLDMDTVKLGCAPSFVHLPVVADVLADSPLWVGAQDLSAKTGVTGAFTGDISAAQIIDAGAKFVILGHSERRQYHGEDNAILSEKIKQAMAADLAIVLCIGETKDDYQSGQTLQVLDAQLSVLDGLGVPAKSLIIAYEPVWAIGTGLTPTVEEVVAVHRHIQAKLAEKDLPNICVLYGGSVNADNAKDFAAADEVGGALVGGASLKADSFAVIAAAFATSA, encoded by the coding sequence ATCGATATGGCAAAATATGTCATCGGCAATTGGAAATTAAACCCAGCAAGCTTAGCAGAAGCTAAGGCATTGGCAAACGAGCTTAAAGACAGCCTTGATATGGATACTGTCAAGCTTGGCTGTGCGCCAAGTTTTGTGCATTTGCCTGTGGTGGCAGATGTATTGGCAGACTCGCCATTGTGGGTGGGTGCGCAGGATTTATCCGCCAAGACAGGTGTGACAGGTGCATTCACGGGTGATATTTCTGCAGCGCAAATCATCGACGCTGGGGCAAAATTCGTCATCCTAGGACATTCAGAACGCCGCCAATATCATGGCGAAGACAATGCCATCTTAAGCGAAAAAATCAAGCAAGCGATGGCTGCTGATTTGGCAATTGTGCTGTGTATCGGCGAGACCAAGGATGACTACCAAAGCGGTCAAACCTTGCAAGTGTTGGATGCGCAGCTGTCGGTCTTGGATGGTCTGGGCGTCCCTGCCAAATCGCTGATCATCGCCTATGAGCCTGTGTGGGCGATCGGCACAGGACTGACACCGACGGTTGAAGAAGTGGTGGCGGTGCATCGCCATATCCAAGCGAAATTGGCAGAAAAAGACTTGCCAAATATCTGCGTGCTGTATGGCGGCAGTGTCAATGCGGATAATGCCAAAGATTTTGCCGCTGCTGATGAAGTGGGCGGTGCGCTCGTGGGCGGTGCCAGCCTAAAAGCCGACAGCTTTGCGGTGATTGCAGCAGCATTTGCCACAAGTGCGTGA
- a CDS encoding A24 family peptidase, translating into MIYLVFIGVLGLCIGSFLSVVIHRLLIIMQWQWQQDAQDFIAQSALSSTTKDDVKQHFATPLPVSMSHPRSQCPTCHTPIAWFDNLPVLSFVLLRGRCRACYAPIAWRYPALELITAILSVLVVLRLDLGLQGALGLVFVWLLIALSGIDWRMQILPDRLVLPLGMIGLTANGLGIFTTPSDAIFGVVAGFGALWLVNVIYKLLRGHDGMGLGDAKLFAAIGAYLGVWQLPLVLLIAALMGVVVGIIHSVKHGHAPFAFGPYLAIGAVVALLFGKSMMTWYVSLF; encoded by the coding sequence ATGATTTATTTGGTATTTATTGGTGTGCTTGGGCTGTGCATTGGCAGTTTTTTGAGCGTTGTCATTCATCGCTTGCTGATCATCATGCAGTGGCAATGGCAACAAGATGCGCAAGATTTCATTGCACAATCTGCCCTGTCAAGTACCACCAAAGACGATGTCAAACAGCACTTTGCCACGCCCTTGCCTGTATCAATGTCACATCCGCGTTCGCAGTGCCCGACTTGTCATACGCCGATTGCTTGGTTTGATAATCTGCCTGTACTCAGCTTTGTGCTGCTGCGCGGGCGTTGTCGTGCTTGTTATGCGCCGATCGCTTGGCGGTACCCTGCTCTTGAGCTGATCACCGCCATCTTAAGCGTACTGGTTGTGCTGCGCTTAGATCTTGGTTTACAAGGCGCGCTTGGTTTGGTGTTTGTGTGGCTATTGATCGCTTTATCAGGGATTGACTGGCGGATGCAGATTCTACCCGATCGCTTGGTGCTGCCGCTTGGGATGATTGGCTTGACTGCCAATGGCTTGGGGATTTTCACCACGCCAAGCGATGCGATCTTTGGGGTGGTGGCAGGTTTTGGTGCGCTGTGGCTGGTTAATGTGATTTATAAACTGCTGCGCGGTCATGATGGTATGGGTCTGGGGGACGCTAAGCTATTTGCCGCCATCGGTGCGTATTTGGGCGTATGGCAGCTGCCCTTGGTGTTACTGATTGCAGCCTTGATGGGCGTGGTGGTCGGTATCATTCACAGCGTTAAGCATGGGCACGCGCCGTTTGCTTTCGGGCCATATCTTGCCATCGGTGCGGTGGTGGCGTTATTATTTGGCAAATCTATGATGACATGGTATGTGTCGTTATTTTAA
- the coaE gene encoding dephospho-CoA kinase (Dephospho-CoA kinase (CoaE) performs the final step in coenzyme A biosynthesis.), with amino-acid sequence MSKFIVGLTGGIGSGKTAVSDYFAAQGMDVIDADVIAHHLTAKGSPLLDTLRHAFGDWVVDNDGNYDRAAMRAYIFGRDDELARLNAIIHPAIRRAIIDELARATSPYAILSVPLLLEGRHSTPNLLELCDHLLIVDVPVVVQLERASRRDDNAIAQIQAIIDKQISRDERLKLATKLGADIVDNSQDLPTLYAQLAPLHQRYLAMAK; translated from the coding sequence ATGTCAAAATTCATCGTCGGACTAACAGGCGGTATCGGCAGCGGCAAGACAGCGGTGAGTGATTATTTCGCCGCCCAAGGCATGGATGTCATCGATGCTGATGTCATCGCCCATCACCTAACAGCAAAAGGCAGCCCGCTACTTGACACACTTAGGCACGCCTTCGGTGACTGGGTCGTCGATAATGATGGCAATTATGACCGCGCTGCCATGCGTGCTTATATCTTTGGGCGTGATGATGAGTTGGCGCGGCTCAATGCCATCATTCATCCTGCCATCCGCCGTGCGATCATCGATGAGCTTGCGCGCGCGACATCGCCTTATGCTATCTTGTCCGTGCCGCTGCTGCTCGAAGGTCGCCACAGTACGCCCAATCTGCTTGAGCTGTGCGATCATCTGCTCATCGTCGATGTGCCTGTCGTTGTGCAGCTTGAGCGCGCAAGCCGCCGTGATGATAATGCCATCGCGCAGATTCAAGCCATCATCGATAAGCAAATCAGCCGCGATGAACGCCTAAAGCTTGCTACCAAGCTTGGTGCAGATATCGTGGATAACAGCCAAGATCTACCTACTTTATACGCACAGCTTGCACCGCTACACCAGCGATATTTAGCGATGGCAAAATAA
- the secG gene encoding preprotein translocase subunit SecG, which translates to MLFNILLAVHIIVAIVMIGFILIQHGKGADAGASFGAGASGTVFGAAGSANFLTRTTAVLATIFFITSLALAHFAQKQAADQLRLDVPAVSSTPAPTSTTPAQGSN; encoded by the coding sequence ATGCTATTTAACATTCTATTAGCCGTTCATATTATCGTTGCTATTGTGATGATTGGATTTATCTTAATTCAGCATGGCAAGGGTGCGGATGCAGGTGCATCATTTGGTGCAGGCGCATCAGGTACAGTATTTGGTGCGGCAGGTTCGGCGAACTTTTTGACGCGTACCACGGCGGTTTTGGCGACGATTTTTTTCATCACAAGCCTTGCTTTGGCGCATTTTGCCCAAAAACAAGCGGCAGATCAGCTGCGTCTGGATGTGCCGGCGGTGAGTAGCACACCAGCACCAACATCGACCACGCCAGCCCAAGGCAGCAATTGA
- the rimP gene encoding ribosome maturation factor RimP: MKPSSKIAELTELIAPAVAACGVDLWGIEFMPQGRKSLLRIYIETLPEDRARGVHVTIEDCSAVNHQVSGVLDVHDPIAGEYVLEVSSPGFDRPLFTREQVAEYVGEIVNLRLIHAIGTGDAKRRKVVGRLTEVGSDTMKVVTEDKLEFDIAFDSVDKAHLVYED, encoded by the coding sequence ATGAAACCATCAAGCAAAATTGCTGAATTAACCGAGTTAATCGCCCCTGCAGTTGCCGCCTGTGGCGTGGATCTGTGGGGTATTGAGTTCATGCCCCAAGGACGCAAATCGCTGTTGCGCATTTATATTGAGACCTTGCCAGAAGATCGCGCGCGCGGCGTGCATGTGACCATCGAAGACTGTTCAGCGGTCAATCACCAAGTCTCAGGCGTGCTTGATGTTCATGATCCGATCGCAGGCGAGTATGTGCTGGAAGTGTCAAGCCCTGGCTTTGACCGTCCGCTATTTACCCGTGAGCAAGTGGCAGAATATGTCGGTGAGATTGTAAACTTACGCTTAATTCACGCCATCGGTACAGGCGATGCCAAACGCCGTAAAGTGGTGGGTCGCTTGACAGAAGTTGGCAGCGATACGATGAAAGTCGTTACCGAAGATAAGCTTGAGTTTGACATTGCTTTTGATAGTGTGGATAAAGCGCATTTGGTTTATGAAGATTAA
- a CDS encoding alpha-hydroxy-acid oxidizing protein, whose product MDNHNTTEQAEPTVSLSRRKMLAATGIGLAALPLMSKTAFAADGITKTVTPAAAIPKFAATAYGASTREGKINVVNFNLLEDQAKKVIPQAGYTFVSGAAGDEWTLRENRRSFDDYRITSKRLVGLAASDIDISTKLLGHDLPMPIMVAPMGVHGMVHEGKEVLTAKGAGLAGTLYCSSGASHASLEEIAAATTGPKWFQLYYNKDEQVTRSLLTRAKKAGFTAIVLTADALGPGQSDAFIALGRPFRTDLPFGNHDPKRGGSGDFFAQKTDLTPETIKFIKEFTGLPVIVKGVLRADDAVRFVNAGADAIQVSNHGGRQIDGVPASMTALPAIAKAVNGRVPVLLDGGVRRGIDVVRAIAMGATAVMVGRPMLYALAMGGAEGVQSALEWLANDTKTAMLLAGAGKLSDLDASYIDIVGENARFNVAKG is encoded by the coding sequence ATGGATAATCACAACACCACAGAACAAGCAGAACCAACCGTTTCTCTATCTCGCCGCAAGATGCTTGCCGCAACTGGTATCGGTCTTGCCGCCCTGCCATTGATGAGCAAAACTGCCTTTGCTGCAGATGGTATCACCAAAACTGTCACCCCTGCTGCTGCCATTCCAAAATTTGCCGCCACCGCATACGGCGCAAGCACGCGTGAAGGCAAAATCAATGTCGTAAACTTCAACCTGCTAGAAGACCAAGCCAAAAAAGTCATCCCGCAAGCGGGCTATACTTTCGTCTCTGGCGCAGCAGGCGATGAATGGACCTTGCGCGAGAACCGCCGTTCATTCGATGATTATCGCATCACATCAAAACGCCTAGTCGGACTAGCGGCATCAGACATCGATATCTCAACTAAGCTACTGGGTCACGACCTACCAATGCCAATCATGGTCGCACCAATGGGTGTGCATGGTATGGTACACGAAGGCAAAGAAGTCTTGACCGCTAAGGGTGCTGGTCTTGCAGGTACGCTATACTGCTCATCAGGTGCATCACACGCATCACTAGAAGAAATTGCAGCAGCGACCACTGGCCCAAAATGGTTCCAACTATACTACAATAAAGACGAGCAAGTAACACGCTCACTACTGACTCGCGCCAAAAAAGCAGGCTTTACCGCCATCGTGCTGACCGCTGATGCGCTTGGCCCAGGTCAATCAGATGCCTTCATCGCGCTAGGTCGCCCATTCCGTACTGACCTGCCATTCGGCAACCATGATCCAAAACGCGGCGGCAGCGGTGATTTCTTTGCCCAAAAAACCGACCTAACACCTGAAACCATCAAATTCATCAAAGAATTCACAGGTCTGCCTGTCATCGTCAAAGGCGTCCTACGCGCTGATGATGCGGTGCGCTTCGTCAATGCAGGCGCAGACGCGATCCAAGTATCGAACCACGGCGGTCGCCAAATCGACGGCGTACCTGCCAGCATGACTGCACTGCCTGCAATCGCCAAAGCAGTGAACGGTCGCGTGCCTGTACTACTAGACGGTGGCGTGCGTCGCGGTATCGATGTGGTACGCGCCATCGCGATGGGTGCAACTGCCGTAATGGTCGGTCGTCCAATGCTATATGCACTGGCGATGGGTGGCGCTGAAGGTGTACAATCAGCTCTAGAATGGCTAGCCAACGACACCAAAACTGCCATGCTGCTAGCAGGCGCAGGCAAGCTGTCAGACCTAGACGCAAGCTACATCGACATCGTCGGTGAAAATGCTCGCTTCAATGTCGCAAAAGGCTAA